In Actinomycetota bacterium, the genomic stretch GGCCTCGTTGTTGCGAAGGAACGCCTCGTGCTGTTCGGACGGCATGAGCGAAAGAGCGAGCACTTCGCACTCGTCGGCGGTCATCGGATCGCCCGGCACAGGAATCAGGTCCCCGTCGATACGCAGGTATGCGGGCGCGCCGGCGCGTACGTGAACGTCCGAGGCCTCCCGCTCGGCCGCCATTCGAAGCAAGTATCCGATGTCCATGGGTCGGTCTCTCCCCCTCTCAAGCATCGGTGTCCGGGCGTGAACGCTTTACCCCTGTTCGTCGGAATCCGTGCGGAGATCCTTCTCGGGCGCGGAAGCTCCCAGCTTCGCCTGTCCGCCGCTGTCCAACTCACGCTGGACGGCCTTGCGAACGCCGCGCCAGGACAGGTTGAACAGCACTGCCAGGATTACGAAGACCACGAAGCCGCCGGCCCCGAGGTATCGATCGGCGATTTGCCACGACTCCCCTAGCAGGAACCCCAAGCCCGCAACGGCCGCCGTCCAGGCCGCCGCGCCGGCGACGTCGGGCGCAATCAGGCGGTGCACCGGCAGGCGCGCGATCCCGGCAACCAGCGTGCGAATGCTCCGAAAGAAGGGGGCGAACCTGCCGAACAAGATCGCGCGCCCCCCGTACTGCCGGAAGTACGACTCGAGGACGGGCAACCGCCGTTCCGGAAGGAAGAAGTAGCGGCCGAAACGACGCACGATCGCGCGCCCGGCGACCCGGCCCAGCACGTACCCGGTGAGATCCCCGAGCAGCGCGCCCGCAAAAGCGACGGCAATCACCTGCTCAAGGTGCAAGGGAGGCGCATCACCCAGGATCGAATTCGGTGAAGACAGAAACCCCCCGAACAGCAACACTGCCTCTCCCGGGAGCACCGAGGCAACGAACACGCTCGACTCCAAAAAGACCGCGACGAAAATAATCAGCAGCCCCCAGTCGGAGAACCAAGGAGTCAGCGTTTCGATCAGATCCGTGAGCACGAGCGAATCCTACTTCCGCGGTCAGCCGGTGCGATCGGGCGCGCGCGCGCGCCCCGGCGAAAGAAGAAGCTGAATCGCCACGAGGATGACGAATGCTCCGAATGCCCGGCCGAGTGCCGCCTCCGGGATCGACCGCGCCAGCAGCGCGCCGATCACGGCTCCGACGGCGCCACCCACGCCGAGCCACGCGCCGACGCGAACGTCCAGCAGTCCGCGACGAAGGTTCGCCGCCGTTCCTGCGCTTGCGGTGGCAATGATCACCAGCAGCGAAGTTCCCTGCGCGATGTGCTGCGCCTGTCCCAACAGAATAGTCATCGCCGGAACCATGACGATCCCGCCGCCGACCCCGAGCAACCCTGCGTACACGCCGGCCAGCAGCCCGACTCCGAACGCAACCGCGAAGCGCGCCGCGCCGGTCAGGACCACAAACTCGGCGCCGCTGCCGAACTGAAACAGCAGCTTCACGCCCGCCAGGACGGCCGTGGCAACGAAGGTTGCGCGCAGCGCCGACTCGGGAACACGAGCCAGCAACCTGACCCCCATCGGCACACCCATGACACTCCCGAGAGCCAGCGGCACCGCAATCGCCCCGTTGACGTTCCCGTCACAAAGATAGAGCACCGTGGAGACGACCCCGATCGGCAGAATCGCGGAGAGCGAAGCCGCGTGCGCGCGCCGCTGTGCGAACCGAAGACCCAGCACGAGCGCGGGAACCATTACCACTCCGCCCCCGACGCCCAGCAGCCCGCCGGCCATGCCGCCGGCCATGCCGACGGCGACGTACAAGGCGCGTCGGTCGGCCGGCATGCGGCGATGCTACCGCGACCGATAGCATCCTGGCGTGCTCCGCCGGATATCGATCGCCCTCGCACTCGCCGCCGGGTGCGTTCTTGTCGTCCTTCCGGCGCGCGCACAGGTGTCCCCGTCGCCCTCGCCCTCGCCGCCATCGTCGTCGCCCGCGCCCTCGCCGTCCTCAGAGGAGGCGTCCGCGGTCTTGCGCGTTGTCTCGATCTCGCCGTGGATGGACCGCGAACACCCGTTTCGCGTCACGGTTCAGATCCTCAACCCGACGGATGTCGCGCTCGAGGACGTGTTCGTTCGCGTCGCGTTCTACTCCCGGGTCCGTTCACGCTCGGAATTGCGACTGGCCCTCGACCACGGACGCTCCTCGCGTCCGGTGACGAGCATCCCTCAGCGGATCCAGGACACGATCGCTCCCGGAGAGCAGCGCACGATAAGGATCACCAAGACCGTCGCCGAGATATCCCCGACCCTGGCACGCACCGGCGTCTATCCGGTCCAAATCGCCATGCGCCATTCGACCGGATCCGCGTCGGCCTGGACCGCCGTCCCCGCCCTGGGAAGCGCACCCTCGTCGCGACTTAACCTCACGTGGATCATGCCGCTCACCGCAGCAACGGTCACGCGCCCCGACGGCGTGTACGAGGCGTCCGTGGTTGATGCTCTCGGCACGCACGCGCTTGCGCAGCAAATGGAAGTGCTCGCAGCGCGCCCCGGACTCGCGGTGACGCTCGCGCCGAACCCATCATTGCTGGACGCTGCGGCCGACCTCTCCGACGGGTTTGCCGCCAACGGCCCCGCAGGAGTCGTTTCGATCCCTGCGACCAGCCCGACGGCGCAGAACGCCGCGGCGTTCATCGACGCGACCAAGCGCGCCGCAGCTTCGGTAGCCGAAGTCGCATCCGTTCCCTACGCGCCGGTTGACCTGCCTTCGCTCGCCCGCCGCGGGCTGCGAGAGGACCTTCTGCGCCAGTTCGTGCTTGGTCGAACCGTGATCGAGTCCCGACTGGGGCGCGCGGCATCGGCAGACACGCTCTTGCCGCCGGCGTTCACCTTCGACAACCTCAGCGGCACGCTTCTGGCACCGCTGGGAGTCCGCAACCTAGTGCTCGACGCCGGAGCAGTCCCCCCGAGTGCCGATGCGCCTTTCCAACCAAATCTGTTCGGACCGTCGACTCCGATCGCGGTGCGCGCGCGCTCGACGAAGTACACGGCGCTGCTGCCCGACGTCGCACTGCGCGCGCGCCTAGACGCCAGCGGGCAAGGACCTTTGCCGGCTCAGGCGTTGATTGCCGAAACCGCGAGCGCCTGGCTGGAGATGCCCGGATTCGCCGCCGAGCGCGTCCTGGTGTTGGCGTCACGGCGTCTGCCGGATTACGTGGCTCTGGGGGCAGCGGTGGATGGGTTCCGGACGGCGCCGTGGATCCGGATGCGCCCGGCATCTGAGGCCGCACGTGTTCTGGCACCCAAGAACTCGCCGGTCGCGCTTCCATCGCCGGCGCGGCCGGACCGCCCGCATCTGCGCGCGGCGCGCGCCGCGCGCAACTCGCTGCGCCTGTTGACCCAGATCGCGGCCGAAACCGCCCCGGGGATCGACCGACTGGACCGGCTGATCTTGCTGTCGGAGTCGGCCGAATGGGACGCCGCCCCGAGGGCCGGCGCCGCGCTCGCGCGCGCAGTGACCGCGCGCGTGGATGAAGTCGTCGATCACATTCGCGTGGTGTCCGGACGTCGCGTCACCCTGACCTCCAAAACCGGCGCGGTCCCGGTGACCCTGCTGAACGGCAATCATTTCCCCGTACGAGTTCGGGTAAGGCTGCAAAGCGCCAAGATCGGCTTCCCGGCCGGAGCCGCGCGGACCGTGGAGTTGCAGGATGCAGACGAGACCTTCGACTTCGAGATCGAGGCGCTCGGAACCGGCTCTTTCCCCGTCGATATCGACGTCCGCACTCCCGGCGGCGCGCGGGTGCTGGCGCGCGGCCAGATCGTCGTCCGCTCCACCGTTGTAAGCACCTTCGCGCTTGCGGCCGTCGGGGGCAGCACGGTCTTCCTCCTCGTGGCTTGGATCGGTCGCGGCCTGCATCGACGCAGAACCGGACGATCAGTCGCCGCCGCACCCCGCGCCCACTGATACGCTCGCGGCAATGTCCGATCAGGCGTCGCCGACTCCCGCAGGCCCATCACTGAAGCGCGCCACAGCCGTCATGAGTTCCGGCACGGCGCTGTCACGCATCACCGGTTTCGTCAGGCTGGCGGTCATGGCGTGGGCAATCGGGGGCGTCGAGTCGAAACTCCCCGACACCTACAACCTCGCCAACTCGATGCCGAACATCGTCTACCAACTCGTGCTCGGCGAAGTGCTGGCAACGATCTTCGTGCCGGTATTCGTCGAGTACTTGGCCAAGCGCGATCGAGAGGAAGCCTGGGGACTAGCCTCCTCGATCCTCAACATCGGGATAGCCACGGCAGCGGTGTTCTCGGTCGTGACGGTGGTTGCCGCTCCGTGGCTCATCAAGATCTACACCTTCCACCTCAGCGGTCCCGACAAGATCCTGCAGGAGCAAGTGGGTGCCTTCCTGCTGCGCCTGTTCATGCCGCAAATGATCTTCTACGCCGTCGGAGCAGTGCTGACCGGACTGCTCAATGCCCATCGCAAGTTCGCCGCTCCGATGTTCGCTCCATTGCTGAACAACGTCATCGTGATCGCCACGTTCGCCCTTTTCCGGTTACGCCACGCCGCGGGTGCGCCGCAACTGCAAGACCTGTCCTTCTCCGACAAGATGTTGCTCGGCGGCGGCACGACACTCGGCGTAATTGCGATGACGCTCGTGCTGTTCCCCTACATCCGCGCCCTTCCCGGTCGCTACAGCGCGCGCGCGTTCCAATGGCGCCATCCTGCGATCCGTCATGTCGGCAACCTCGCCAAGTACTCGATCGGATACGTGATCGTGAACCAGGTCGGACTGTGGGTCGTGTACGCGCTCGCCAACGGTGTCCGCGGAGGCGTCACCGCATACCAGAACTCCTGGATCCTGTATCAACTCCCTTACGGCATCTTCGCAGTCAGCGTCATGACCTTCATCGTGCGCGAGGTCTCGGAGCATCACGTGCGCGGGGACCTCGCCTCCGTGCGGCGCGACGTGTCGCTCGGGCTGCGCACGACGGCGTTCATCGTGCTTCCGGCCTCTGCGGGGTTTGTCGCCCTCGGGCGACCGATCATCCGGCTGCTGCTGCAACACGGCGCATTCAAGGCCGACTCTACGGAGTTGTTTGCCGACACCTTCGTCCTCATGGCGATCGGTCTCGGCGCCTACGCGGCTTTCCAGCAGATCATGCGCGCGTTTTACGCCATGCAGGACACGCGCACTCCCTGGATCGTCAACATCATCGCCGTCGGCGCGAACGTCGGCGCGGCGATTCCCCTGTACCTGGCGCTCGGAGTACCCGGCCTCGCACTCGCGCACGCCATCTCGTACACGTTCGGAACCGTCGCCGGCGGCGTGCTGTTGCGCCGGCGCCTCGGCGGCCTGGACGGCCGGCGCCTGGCGTTGTCGCACGCGCGCATCGGCAGTGCCGCGATCGCGACCGGCGGGACCTCGTGGGTGGTGGCGCGCGCGCTCGCATCCCGCGTCGACCTGGCAACGACCGCCGGACGCTTGACGCAAGTCGGGGCTGCGGTTGCAGCCGGCCTTGCCGTGTACATCGCACTGGCGCGTATCCTCGACATGGACGAGTTCCGTCCTCTGGCAAGAATGCTCGGTGGCCGGTTCGGGCGACGAGGAGCGCGAGGATGAACGAGCACGGCATCACGCTGACAAGGATCGTGTTGCTGCTCATCGTTATCGCAGCCTTCGTCTTCGAGGGCGGTGCCGTGGTCGTCGCGCGCGTCCAGGCCGACCGGCTCGCAATCGACGCTGCCGACGAAGCCGGCGGGGTCTACGCGCGCTCCGGAAGCACCGCCAAAGCCGAGGTGGCCGCGCGCGACATCGTCGAGCTGGGCGGCGGCGAGCTTGCGAACTTCTCCGTGTCGCGGTCGCAACTTACGGTGAAGGTGACCGTGCGAAAGCAAGCTCGGACTTTCGTCATCCATCGCATCGGGGCCTTGCGCAAGTTCTCCGTTGCGGAGGTTACCCACCAAGGGGAGGTGCAAAGCTCGTGAGTCCTGCCGTGGGAGACGTGCTCGGCGAGCGCTACTCCCTGCGCAAACCGGAGTGGAACTGGGCCGAAGGTCAAGTCTGGCTGGCGCGAGATCGCGTGCTCGACCGGGCGGTGCTGGTGCAGATCCTTTCGCCGGAGGTGGAAGCCGATCGCACCGCCGCGCACGCGTTCCAGAAGGCCGCCGCGCAGGCCGCGCAGTTCACCCACCCAGGCCTGCTTAGGATTTTTGACATCGGATCCTCCCCAACTTTCGTCGTCTTCGAGCACGCCACGGCCGGGCGGCTCGCCGACCGATTGCGCGCCGGACCCCTTCGCCCCGAGGAAGCCGCGCGCGCGGCCCTCGGGATGGCGCGCGGGCTCGAAGCGCTTCACGAACGAGGCACTTGGCACGGAGCGCTGTCTCCGGAGACCGTGCTGTTCGACGAGGAAGGCCGCGCGAAGATTCTGGCGACCGGCATCGCCGACGCGTCGGAACGCGCGGCAGCAGCGGTCCCGGCCGCCTACCGCGCGCCCGAGCCCGACGCGCTGCCTGCCGACGCAGACCGCTACGCGCTCGCGGCACTGACGTCGCACATGCTCACGGGCAAGGCCCCCGAACCCGGCGTATCTGCGGCACAGCAACGAAAGGGAGTGCCGGCGTCGCTGAGCGCACTGCTGGCGCGCGCCCTCTCACCCGACGCGTCTCGGCGCCCCGGACTCGACGAGTTCGTAGGAGCCCTCGCTCCGTACGCGCGCGTGATCCCGCGGGAAGCTCGCGGTCCGCACATCCGACGCTCCGAACTCAGTTGGCTGGTTCCGGTCGCGCTCATCGTGGCGCTGGCTGCAGTGGCGGGAACCGTGGGAGTCCAGATTGCCCGCAACCTGGCACGCACACCCTCGCCGGAAGCATCCGCGACGCCGACGAGCGGCCCGATCATCACCATCGCCGACGCTTCGGACTTCGACCCTCCGCCGGGAAACAGCGCGGAGCACCCCGAGCACGTCGGCCGCGCGATCGACGGCGACCCACGCACCTCGTGGGCAACCCTGGGATATCGCGTGGCCTCGATGTCGCCGAAGAAGGGCGTCGGGCTGCTGTTCGATCTCGGAGCTGCGCGCGCAATCAGCAGCGTTCGCGTCGAGTCCACACTGCCGGGGTGGTCGGCGGAGATCCGCACCTCCAACGTCGCAGGCACCTCGGCCGACGACTTCCGCGTCGTCACGAGCTTCACTGCCGGCAGCGAAACGCCCGTAGCCTTGCGCGCGGGAACCCGAGCGCGATACGTCCTGCTCTGGATCACCCAACTCGTCAACGACGGCAGCGAATCCGATTTCCCGTTCCGCGCGGCCGTGTCCGAGGTCGAATTCCTGGCCGCCTGAGCACGCGCGCGCCGGGAGGCGCCGTTCGGCGGGGTATGCTCGCCGCGTGCGAGTACGAGCAGTCGACGAAACCGAGCGCGCGCGCTTCAATGCGGCCGTCGCCGCGTCCCCCTTGGCCGACGTCCTGCAATCCTGGGAGTGGGGCGAGATCAAGCGCGCGAGCGGCTGGGACGCGCTTCGGCTGATCGTCGAGGACGACGCCGGGCGGATTCGGGCGGCGTGTTCGGTACTGCGAAAGACCCCGGCGCCCGGCGTTCCACCGCTGCTGTACGCGCCGCGCGGGCCGGTTCTGGACTACGCCGACACCGCCGCGTTGCGAGCACTGCTCGAAGGGATTCGCGCGCGCGCCGGTGGTGCCTTCATGTTCAAGTGCGACCCACCGATCGAAGCCGGAATCGCATCCGAAGCGCTTCTACGCGAAGGCCTCGCCGAAGTTCGCGGCGGCGCCTTCGGCGGAGTACAGCCGACCGCGGTGATGGTGCTCGATCTGAACGCAGACCCAGACAAGATCTTCGCGGGCTTCAAGTCCAAGTGGCGGTACAACGTTCGCCTTGCTGAACGAAAGGGCGTTCGCGTCCGCGAGGGAACTCGAGCCGACCTGCCGGCCTTCTACGACATCTTGCTGGAAACCGCTCGGCGCGACCACTTTCTTGTACGCGGCCGCTCGTACTTCGACACGCTCTGGGACCGGCTGGCTCCCGGAGACATGGCCAAGATGTTCGTCGCGGAGTTCGAGGAACGCCCAATCGCCGCGATCTTGTGCACGCCCATGGGCGAGCGCGTCGTCTACAACTACGGCGCGTCCTCCAACGAGCACCGCAACGTGATGCCGAACCACTTGCTGCAGTGGGAAGCCATCCGATGGGCGACGAAAGCCGGATACCGCGTGTACGACTTCCGCGGGGTCTCGCCGCTTCGCGAGGGCACCGCGCCCGATCCGCACATCGCCGGACTCAACCGCTTCAAGGAAGGCTTCGGCGCGCGCTACGTTGAATACGCGGGGCCGTTCGACTTGCCCTTGCGTGCCGGGTGGTACTCGGTGTGGCGTCACGCTGCGCCGCACGCAATGCAAGCGCTGCGACGCTTGCGGCGCGCCGGTGCGGAGGCTGCCGACTGATGGACGCGACGACCTGGGTCGAGGTCTCCCGCGAAGGGCTGCGCGCCAACATGCGTGCGGTCGCCGATCACGCGGGCGTCGCACTGTGCGCCGTCGTCAAGGCGAACGCATACGGCCACGGCTTGACGGAAACGGCGCGCGTGTTCGCCGATGCCGGCGCGACGATGCTCGGCGTCGCGCGCATCGAGGAGGCGCGCGCGCTGCGCGCGGCCGGGATCGATGCCCCTGTCCTGCTGATGATGCCGGTACCCGACATCGCCGAGGCGCTCGCGCTCGGGTGCGCGGTAACGATCGACGATGTTGCGGCAGTCGAGGGCATCGGTGCGGGGGCGCACGTCCACCTCAAGGTAGACACCGGAAACGGCCGTCTGGGCGTGACGCCGAAGGACGCAATCGCCGCTGCCGAGGCTATCGTCGCGCGCGGCGCGACTGCCGACGGGATTTGGACGCACTTCGCCGACGCCGCCGGCCCAAGTAGCGCGCGCCAACTCGCGCTCTTCTCGAGTGTCGTAACGGCAGTGCGCGCGCGCGGCTTCACGCCCCTGGCTCACGCGTCGAACTCGGCCGCGGTGCTGGCGCTTCCCGGCGCGCGCTTCGACATGGTCCGAGTGGGAACACTGCTGTACGGACAGAACCCCGTCGGAGCGCGCGCGCCCTGGACGCTGCGAGACACCTTCGCCTGGTACGCGCACGTGGTTTCGGTTCGGACGCTGCAACAAGGCGCCACGGTCGGATACGGGTCGGAGTGGACCGCGCCGCGTCCCACGCGCGTAGCGACGCTCCCGATCGGGTACGCCGACGGCTTCACGAACGAACCCCACGCGCGCAGCGAGAGCGCGCGCGAAGCGGCGCGCACGGCCGCGCGCACGGCGGCGACGCTGCTCGGGCGCGCGCCGATTACGCGGGCCGTGTACTTCGGTGAGCGG encodes the following:
- a CDS encoding DedA family protein, with the translated sequence MLTDLIETLTPWFSDWGLLIIFVAVFLESSVFVASVLPGEAVLLFGGFLSSPNSILGDAPPLHLEQVIAVAFAGALLGDLTGYVLGRVAGRAIVRRFGRYFFLPERRLPVLESYFRQYGGRAILFGRFAPFFRSIRTLVAGIARLPVHRLIAPDVAGAAAWTAAVAGLGFLLGESWQIADRYLGAGGFVVFVILAVLFNLSWRGVRKAVQRELDSGGQAKLGASAPEKDLRTDSDEQG
- a CDS encoding sulfite exporter TauE/SafE family protein; the encoded protein is MPADRRALYVAVGMAGGMAGGLLGVGGGVVMVPALVLGLRFAQRRAHAASLSAILPIGVVSTVLYLCDGNVNGAIAVPLALGSVMGVPMGVRLLARVPESALRATFVATAVLAGVKLLFQFGSGAEFVVLTGAARFAVAFGVGLLAGVYAGLLGVGGGIVMVPAMTILLGQAQHIAQGTSLLVIIATASAGTAANLRRGLLDVRVGAWLGVGGAVGAVIGALLARSIPEAALGRAFGAFVILVAIQLLLSPGRARAPDRTG
- a CDS encoding DUF6049 family protein, with the translated sequence MLRRISIALALAAGCVLVVLPARAQVSPSPSPSPPSSSPAPSPSSEEASAVLRVVSISPWMDREHPFRVTVQILNPTDVALEDVFVRVAFYSRVRSRSELRLALDHGRSSRPVTSIPQRIQDTIAPGEQRTIRITKTVAEISPTLARTGVYPVQIAMRHSTGSASAWTAVPALGSAPSSRLNLTWIMPLTAATVTRPDGVYEASVVDALGTHALAQQMEVLAARPGLAVTLAPNPSLLDAAADLSDGFAANGPAGVVSIPATSPTAQNAAAFIDATKRAAASVAEVASVPYAPVDLPSLARRGLREDLLRQFVLGRTVIESRLGRAASADTLLPPAFTFDNLSGTLLAPLGVRNLVLDAGAVPPSADAPFQPNLFGPSTPIAVRARSTKYTALLPDVALRARLDASGQGPLPAQALIAETASAWLEMPGFAAERVLVLASRRLPDYVALGAAVDGFRTAPWIRMRPASEAARVLAPKNSPVALPSPARPDRPHLRAARAARNSLRLLTQIAAETAPGIDRLDRLILLSESAEWDAAPRAGAALARAVTARVDEVVDHIRVVSGRRVTLTSKTGAVPVTLLNGNHFPVRVRVRLQSAKIGFPAGAARTVELQDADETFDFEIEALGTGSFPVDIDVRTPGGARVLARGQIVVRSTVVSTFALAAVGGSTVFLLVAWIGRGLHRRRTGRSVAAAPRAH
- the murJ gene encoding murein biosynthesis integral membrane protein MurJ gives rise to the protein MSDQASPTPAGPSLKRATAVMSSGTALSRITGFVRLAVMAWAIGGVESKLPDTYNLANSMPNIVYQLVLGEVLATIFVPVFVEYLAKRDREEAWGLASSILNIGIATAAVFSVVTVVAAPWLIKIYTFHLSGPDKILQEQVGAFLLRLFMPQMIFYAVGAVLTGLLNAHRKFAAPMFAPLLNNVIVIATFALFRLRHAAGAPQLQDLSFSDKMLLGGGTTLGVIAMTLVLFPYIRALPGRYSARAFQWRHPAIRHVGNLAKYSIGYVIVNQVGLWVVYALANGVRGGVTAYQNSWILYQLPYGIFAVSVMTFIVREVSEHHVRGDLASVRRDVSLGLRTTAFIVLPASAGFVALGRPIIRLLLQHGAFKADSTELFADTFVLMAIGLGAYAAFQQIMRAFYAMQDTRTPWIVNIIAVGANVGAAIPLYLALGVPGLALAHAISYTFGTVAGGVLLRRRLGGLDGRRLALSHARIGSAAIATGGTSWVVARALASRVDLATTAGRLTQVGAAVAAGLAVYIALARILDMDEFRPLARMLGGRFGRRGARG
- a CDS encoding protein kinase — encoded protein: MSPAVGDVLGERYSLRKPEWNWAEGQVWLARDRVLDRAVLVQILSPEVEADRTAAHAFQKAAAQAAQFTHPGLLRIFDIGSSPTFVVFEHATAGRLADRLRAGPLRPEEAARAALGMARGLEALHERGTWHGALSPETVLFDEEGRAKILATGIADASERAAAAVPAAYRAPEPDALPADADRYALAALTSHMLTGKAPEPGVSAAQQRKGVPASLSALLARALSPDASRRPGLDEFVGALAPYARVIPREARGPHIRRSELSWLVPVALIVALAAVAGTVGVQIARNLARTPSPEASATPTSGPIITIADASDFDPPPGNSAEHPEHVGRAIDGDPRTSWATLGYRVASMSPKKGVGLLFDLGAARAISSVRVESTLPGWSAEIRTSNVAGTSADDFRVVTSFTAGSETPVALRAGTRARYVLLWITQLVNDGSESDFPFRAAVSEVEFLAA
- a CDS encoding peptidoglycan bridge formation glycyltransferase FemA/FemB family protein; its protein translation is MRVRAVDETERARFNAAVAASPLADVLQSWEWGEIKRASGWDALRLIVEDDAGRIRAACSVLRKTPAPGVPPLLYAPRGPVLDYADTAALRALLEGIRARAGGAFMFKCDPPIEAGIASEALLREGLAEVRGGAFGGVQPTAVMVLDLNADPDKIFAGFKSKWRYNVRLAERKGVRVREGTRADLPAFYDILLETARRDHFLVRGRSYFDTLWDRLAPGDMAKMFVAEFEERPIAAILCTPMGERVVYNYGASSNEHRNVMPNHLLQWEAIRWATKAGYRVYDFRGVSPLREGTAPDPHIAGLNRFKEGFGARYVEYAGPFDLPLRAGWYSVWRHAAPHAMQALRRLRRAGAEAAD
- the alr gene encoding alanine racemase, encoding MDATTWVEVSREGLRANMRAVADHAGVALCAVVKANAYGHGLTETARVFADAGATMLGVARIEEARALRAAGIDAPVLLMMPVPDIAEALALGCAVTIDDVAAVEGIGAGAHVHLKVDTGNGRLGVTPKDAIAAAEAIVARGATADGIWTHFADAAGPSSARQLALFSSVVTAVRARGFTPLAHASNSAAVLALPGARFDMVRVGTLLYGQNPVGARAPWTLRDTFAWYAHVVSVRTLQQGATVGYGSEWTAPRPTRVATLPIGYADGFTNEPHARSESAREAARTAARTAATLLGRAPITRAVYFGERRAPVVGRVAMQAVTVSLEGLDDVEVGAVARIPARRLMVSSAIDRVYR